A single region of the Streptomyces sp. NBC_00425 genome encodes:
- a CDS encoding GntR family transcriptional regulator, producing the protein MEPEHASVKGRREAERPQPSHREVADELRTRIRTGVLRPGQRMPTQAKLAKEFGVERGTVRQALRILQSERLLSNVSKGSPATVAARSEAAGLPVGPGAVPQPSMVGLPPRITAAFAAEHVEVDALCLTAVSLTAAIGEPLRQIHAGQLKPAKIDVRVLLPSRDIDLAFPALVDGSPSGRLQRHWLAHRNAQGQVLRHNLLTLRSTHGIDVHVTFRALPFTPPVKLYLLNGTEALFAYYTVTRGEQTIDQEHLELYDAEGTRSLLFAFEEGAGPRDTTLVEQSRRWFDALWDTISSELVLTS; encoded by the coding sequence GTGGAGCCGGAACATGCCTCCGTCAAGGGGCGGAGGGAGGCGGAGCGGCCGCAGCCGTCACACCGTGAGGTGGCCGACGAGTTGCGCACCCGGATCAGGACCGGAGTGCTGCGGCCGGGTCAGCGCATGCCCACGCAGGCCAAGCTGGCCAAGGAGTTCGGCGTCGAACGGGGCACCGTACGCCAGGCCCTGCGCATTCTGCAGTCGGAACGGCTTCTCAGCAACGTCTCCAAAGGGAGCCCGGCGACGGTCGCGGCGCGGTCCGAGGCGGCCGGCCTCCCGGTCGGGCCCGGCGCGGTGCCGCAGCCCTCGATGGTGGGGCTGCCGCCCCGCATCACCGCGGCCTTCGCGGCAGAGCACGTCGAGGTCGACGCCCTCTGCCTGACCGCGGTGTCGCTGACGGCCGCGATCGGCGAACCGCTGCGGCAGATCCACGCGGGGCAGCTGAAACCGGCCAAGATCGACGTCCGGGTCCTGCTGCCGTCCCGGGACATCGACCTCGCCTTCCCCGCTTTGGTGGACGGCTCGCCCAGCGGACGGCTGCAGCGCCACTGGCTCGCCCACCGCAACGCCCAGGGCCAGGTATTGCGGCACAACCTGCTGACCCTGCGTTCCACGCACGGCATCGACGTGCACGTCACCTTCCGCGCGCTGCCCTTCACTCCGCCCGTCAAGCTGTATCTGCTCAACGGGACGGAGGCGTTGTTCGCGTACTACACGGTCACCCGAGGCGAGCAGACGATCGACCAGGAGCACCTGGAGCTGTACGACGCCGAGGGCACGCGGTCGCTGCTGTTCGCCTTCGAGGAGGGCGCCGGCCCGCGGGACACGACCTTGGTGGAGCAGTCCCGCCGGTGGTTCGACGCGCTGTGGGACACCATCAGCTCGGAGCTGGTGCTCACGAGCTGA
- a CDS encoding phosphotransferase family protein, whose protein sequence is MVDHLVPLRRLGERAAEDTSGVLRAFVRAAESTQASSGHHNRNYVLPLTDEVARHLRREPGTPVTVRIRRQDALPVVIRTWQDEAAILDALQGVLPHAPACLVKTPDYSIHSYVEGVPLSTICGNGKPVDTLLMKALAGLLVQMTQVRLPALPELPKSWPANHSDSQAFLKTLVHLADEEIRKPNWAEFGGLFKALGVSEDALLRLAERVPAMTRRPYSLLHADLHRDNLIVSYDGVPPLVCVDWELATYGDPLHDLATHLVRMQYPDSQRDEVIQAWAETMQECRFSAAKGFAKDLPHYLDFERAQSLYPDVMRAARSLQESFTQKSLDEATVEVGRALREAAEPLRLRGVPANDEIERALFRWLASRGEGAASGRDWINKAFGWQPDPRLPENPRFPASAVRDALLAEGAAPANRVFKGTAHLNSVVWTQAMPAPVVVRRKLPDVSRREPRYLSEHSVLRAIQESPVRVAAPEVLALGESYRGDQLSIQTYVGTHADRPPSHPVNGLLPHEADALVDQLAELARVDYRSMDPAQGEFDFLVWLKEQLCGIVRDLPKESLQLARMLGLPDEQRLRELLSRYGVSRRAKVLLHGDLNPWNLVRRDDALALTIIDWEMALVGDPLYDLVRHMHLTPTRPEIRERMFLRWQRRLAPEYTRDWARDWMVYRRIEMVRSAYIDLDRLATGSSLDAPNVRRAVNSYAGTLASATAALGLPLPATANPYLARALA, encoded by the coding sequence GTGGTCGACCACCTTGTTCCCCTTCGTCGCCTCGGGGAACGGGCCGCCGAGGACACGTCCGGCGTCCTGCGCGCCTTCGTACGCGCCGCCGAGTCCACGCAGGCGTCCAGCGGCCATCACAATCGCAACTATGTGCTGCCGCTGACGGACGAGGTGGCGCGACACCTGCGCCGCGAGCCGGGCACGCCCGTGACGGTGCGCATCCGCCGACAGGACGCGCTGCCCGTGGTGATCAGGACCTGGCAGGACGAAGCGGCGATCCTCGACGCGCTTCAGGGCGTCCTGCCCCACGCGCCCGCCTGCCTGGTGAAGACGCCGGACTACTCCATCCACAGCTATGTGGAGGGCGTGCCGCTCTCCACCATCTGCGGAAACGGCAAACCTGTCGACACCCTGCTGATGAAGGCGCTGGCTGGACTGCTCGTCCAGATGACCCAGGTGCGTCTGCCCGCGCTGCCGGAGCTGCCGAAGTCCTGGCCCGCAAACCACAGCGACAGCCAGGCCTTCCTGAAGACCCTTGTTCATCTCGCCGACGAGGAGATCCGCAAGCCCAACTGGGCGGAGTTCGGCGGACTGTTCAAGGCGTTGGGCGTGAGTGAGGACGCGCTGCTCCGGCTGGCCGAGCGGGTGCCGGCCATGACCCGGCGGCCATACAGCCTGCTCCACGCGGACCTGCACCGGGACAACCTGATCGTCTCGTACGACGGCGTTCCGCCGCTCGTCTGCGTTGACTGGGAACTGGCGACCTACGGCGACCCCCTGCACGACCTCGCCACTCATCTGGTGCGCATGCAGTACCCGGACAGTCAGCGGGACGAGGTGATCCAGGCGTGGGCAGAGACCATGCAGGAGTGCCGGTTCAGCGCGGCAAAGGGCTTCGCCAAGGACCTGCCCCACTACCTCGACTTCGAGAGGGCGCAGTCCCTCTATCCCGACGTCATGCGGGCCGCGCGGTCCTTGCAGGAGTCGTTCACACAGAAGAGCCTGGACGAGGCGACGGTGGAGGTCGGCCGCGCACTGCGGGAAGCCGCGGAGCCTCTGCGTCTCAGGGGCGTTCCGGCGAACGACGAGATCGAACGAGCCCTGTTCCGGTGGCTGGCGTCGCGGGGCGAAGGGGCGGCGAGCGGCCGGGACTGGATCAACAAGGCTTTCGGCTGGCAGCCGGATCCGCGGCTTCCCGAGAATCCCCGCTTCCCGGCGTCCGCCGTGCGGGACGCACTGCTCGCAGAGGGCGCCGCTCCCGCGAATCGGGTCTTCAAGGGAACCGCGCACCTCAACTCCGTGGTCTGGACGCAGGCCATGCCAGCTCCGGTGGTCGTGCGTCGCAAGCTGCCCGACGTCTCCCGCCGCGAGCCCAGATATCTGAGTGAGCATTCCGTCCTGCGGGCAATCCAGGAGTCACCTGTCCGGGTGGCGGCCCCCGAGGTTCTCGCCCTGGGGGAGAGTTACCGGGGCGACCAACTCAGCATTCAGACCTATGTGGGCACGCATGCCGACCGGCCGCCCAGCCACCCGGTGAACGGTCTGCTGCCGCACGAGGCAGACGCCCTCGTCGACCAGCTGGCCGAACTGGCGCGTGTGGATTACCGATCGATGGACCCGGCACAGGGAGAATTCGACTTCCTCGTATGGCTGAAGGAACAACTCTGCGGCATAGTGCGGGACCTGCCGAAAGAGTCGCTGCAACTGGCCCGCATGCTCGGGCTCCCCGACGAGCAGCGGCTGCGTGAACTGCTGTCCCGATACGGCGTGAGCCGCCGGGCGAAGGTCCTGCTGCACGGTGACCTCAACCCGTGGAATCTGGTGCGCCGCGACGACGCCCTGGCCCTGACGATCATCGACTGGGAGATGGCCCTGGTCGGGGACCCGCTCTACGACCTGGTCAGGCACATGCACCTGACGCCTACCCGGCCGGAGATCAGGGAGCGGATGTTCCTCCGTTGGCAGAGGCGGTTGGCCCCGGAGTACACCCGGGACTGGGCCAGGGACTGGATGGTCTATCGCCGGATCGAGATGGTCCGCTCCGCGTACATCGACCTCGACCGCCTGGCGACGGGGTCGAGTCTGGACGCCCCCAACGTCCGCCGGGCCGTCAACTCCTACGCAGGCACACTCGCATCCGCGACTGCCGCCCTCGGCCTCCCCCTCCCGGCGACTGCGAACCCCTATCTTGCCCGGGCCCTGGCCTAG
- a CDS encoding HAD family hydrolase, whose protein sequence is MTSDTQQTQQVTPDTDTETADLREVIRRARVVLWDFDGPICRLFAGHSADVVADGLVEWLEGRGLHHLLTDSERDSLDPHVVLRAVDRRHPGSDLVTELEERLTQEELKATATAMPTPYADPLIRTLTARGLRLAITTNNSPRVVTTYLANRGLTSCFTPHVYGRTQELRHLKPHPHCLNLALRAMGSAPGTALMIGDTPSDFLAAREAGVPFLGYARNERKEKLLTGAGATLVVPSLEPVLDAVRSA, encoded by the coding sequence GTGACCTCTGATACGCAGCAGACTCAACAGGTGACCCCCGACACCGACACCGAGACCGCTGATCTGCGGGAGGTGATCAGACGCGCCCGCGTCGTCCTCTGGGACTTCGACGGACCCATCTGCCGTCTCTTCGCCGGTCACTCGGCGGACGTCGTGGCCGACGGCCTGGTGGAGTGGCTCGAGGGGAGGGGCCTGCACCACCTGCTGACGGATTCCGAGCGGGACTCGCTCGACCCGCACGTCGTACTGCGCGCCGTGGACCGCCGGCACCCGGGCAGCGACCTGGTCACCGAGCTGGAGGAACGCCTCACCCAGGAAGAGCTGAAGGCCACGGCCACGGCGATGCCCACGCCCTACGCCGACCCGCTGATACGCACCCTGACGGCCCGCGGCCTGCGGCTGGCGATCACCACGAACAACTCCCCCCGGGTGGTCACCACCTACCTCGCGAACCGGGGTCTCACCTCGTGTTTCACGCCCCACGTCTACGGCCGCACCCAGGAGCTCCGCCACCTCAAGCCCCACCCGCACTGCCTGAACCTCGCCCTGCGCGCCATGGGCTCGGCGCCCGGCACCGCGCTGATGATCGGCGACACCCCCTCCGACTTCCTGGCCGCCAGGGAGGCAGGCGTCCCCTTCCTCGGCTACGCGCGTAACGAACGCAAGGAGAAACTGCTCACGGGCGCGGGCGCGACACTCGTGGTCCCGTCCCTGGAACCGGTACTGGACGCGGTCAGGAGCGCCTGA
- a CDS encoding winged helix-turn-helix domain-containing protein, with protein MVVTQENVAVNGSGRLSPQQIADVLRERIRTGELKAGDRLPTQAELADEFGVERGAVRQALRSLQDDGLLTNVSKGSPPRIAQPPAPGREEPQPTMVALAPRLTAAFSAPHVRVDAACLTAESLIPALGEPLRLIHGGQLKPARIDVRILLPSRYISLAFPVPVDGRGDDDPVHQRWLAMRNAQGHVLRHNLQTLRSHGIDVNITFRALPFTPPVKLYLLNGQEALMAYYMVTRREEATDSGTLDMYDVLGTESLLFSFEKAAGQRDAAFVEESQKWFDALWETITTDLTLS; from the coding sequence TTGGTCGTGACCCAGGAGAACGTGGCAGTGAACGGCAGCGGAAGGCTTTCACCGCAGCAGATCGCCGATGTGCTGCGCGAACGCATCCGCACCGGGGAGCTCAAGGCCGGCGACCGGCTGCCCACACAGGCCGAACTCGCCGACGAGTTCGGCGTGGAGCGCGGCGCCGTCCGCCAGGCCCTGCGGTCACTGCAGGACGACGGGCTGCTCACCAACGTGAGCAAGGGCAGCCCGCCCCGGATCGCCCAGCCGCCGGCGCCGGGCCGCGAAGAGCCCCAGCCCACGATGGTCGCCCTGGCGCCCCGGCTCACGGCCGCGTTCTCGGCACCCCATGTGCGCGTCGACGCCGCCTGCCTCACCGCCGAAAGCCTCATCCCAGCCCTGGGCGAACCGCTGCGACTGATCCACGGGGGGCAGCTGAAGCCCGCCAGGATCGATGTGCGCATCCTGCTGCCGTCGCGGTACATCAGCCTCGCCTTCCCGGTCCCGGTCGACGGCCGCGGCGACGACGACCCGGTCCACCAGCGCTGGCTGGCCATGCGCAACGCCCAGGGTCACGTGCTCCGCCACAACCTGCAGACCCTGCGCTCGCACGGCATCGACGTCAACATCACCTTCCGCGCGCTGCCGTTCACCCCGCCGGTCAAGCTCTACCTCCTCAACGGCCAGGAGGCGCTGATGGCGTACTACATGGTCACCCGCCGCGAGGAGGCCACCGACAGCGGAACCCTGGACATGTACGACGTGCTGGGCACCGAGTCGCTCCTCTTCTCCTTCGAGAAGGCGGCCGGTCAGCGCGACGCCGCGTTCGTCGAGGAATCCCAGAAGTGGTTCGACGCCCTCTGGGAAACCATCACGACGGACCTGACACTCTCCTAG
- a CDS encoding winged helix-turn-helix domain-containing protein, whose translation MDAQRGSDGGGREFQRVADDLRARMTDGTYSLRSFLPSQRDLAEEYGVSRDTVQRVLRELADEGWIESRQGSGSRVIKTQRIQSSTPRATRSRHGVRLGPLLSEAFEQRRVTLDVYTLTSESLDAHIRLQAERIRGGSIAPEHIGLRMILPSRDLDLPYPRVKDDRNDYRLRNRLHDITDRHTDSLCGVLKDLKTERYVSAVDVQIRHAPLTPAFKLYLLNGMEALHGPYEVIQRQIELECGEEITALDALGLGATLTHQVKDADPDSSGTVFVEIWRSWFESLWSFLAE comes from the coding sequence GTGGACGCGCAGCGGGGCAGTGACGGCGGAGGCAGGGAGTTCCAGAGGGTCGCCGACGACCTGCGTGCCCGCATGACGGACGGCACCTACTCGCTGCGTTCCTTTCTGCCTTCCCAGCGGGACCTGGCCGAGGAGTACGGGGTCTCCCGCGACACCGTGCAGCGGGTGCTGAGGGAACTGGCCGACGAGGGCTGGATCGAGTCCCGCCAGGGCAGCGGCTCCCGGGTGATCAAGACTCAGCGGATCCAGTCGTCGACGCCCCGAGCCACCCGGTCGCGTCATGGCGTGAGACTGGGTCCGCTGCTCAGCGAGGCCTTCGAGCAGCGACGCGTCACCCTGGACGTCTACACGCTGACGTCCGAATCGCTGGACGCGCACATCAGGTTGCAGGCCGAGCGGATCCGCGGCGGCTCGATCGCCCCCGAGCACATCGGCCTGCGCATGATCCTTCCCTCTCGCGACCTCGACCTGCCCTATCCGCGGGTCAAGGACGACAGGAACGACTACCGCCTGCGCAACCGGCTGCACGACATCACCGACCGTCACACGGACTCGCTGTGCGGGGTGCTGAAGGACCTGAAGACGGAGAGGTACGTTTCCGCGGTCGACGTCCAGATCCGGCACGCGCCGCTGACGCCGGCCTTCAAGCTGTATCTGCTGAACGGCATGGAGGCGCTGCACGGCCCCTACGAGGTGATCCAGCGCCAGATCGAACTGGAATGCGGTGAAGAGATCACCGCCCTCGACGCGCTGGGTCTCGGCGCCACCCTCACCCACCAGGTGAAAGACGCCGATCCGGACTCGTCGGGCACCGTTTTCGTCGAGATCTGGCGGTCCTGGTTCGAGTCCTTGTGGAGCTTCCTCGCCGAATGA